A part of Aspergillus oryzae RIB40 DNA, chromosome 7 genomic DNA contains:
- a CDS encoding putative amino acid permease (amino acid transporters), with protein MSDKTDLEKPVEKLQDDPDQALGELGYPSELRRNRSLSTILFQSLSIAGIPFAESGALMQAIYGGGQLSIFVGWIVVCLMDQCVAMSLAELASRYPTSAGPYYWSFQLSGKHAKLLSFMTAWVWLIGNWTITLGVNFAFAQLLVATVSIYSSWEATDWQLLLVLYAICILAFVICGFGNRFLPLVDTLCAGWTLVSILVVLVAVSVSAKAGRHAPSDALAQYDTSLSGWGNFSFCIGLLPPAFVFSAIGMVSSMAEEVHAPAIKVPKAMALCIPVGGTAGLFFVIPLCVTLPGLVDITNAPSGQPIPYVFQVVMGTRAGAVGLVSLLLVVGFFCSISITNAASRCTWALARDTALPLSRLFSRVDDRVRIPLWALGLVTVVQMLLGLINLGSSSAFTAFVSVGVIALAITYSIPISISLFYNKRAEVSKARWNCGRAVGTTVNFIALAWIGFELVLFSMPSTLPVTPVSMNYASVVFVGFTTLALIWYIVHARKDTEPNSPPDTLKAGLENPPARLAKSYSIDAPGATNTCGSARKLI; from the exons ATGTCCGATAAGACCGACCTAGAGAAACCCGTGGAGAAGCTCCAAGATGACCCTGATCAAGCGCTCGGGGAGCTGGGCTATCCCTCGGAACTCCGTCGAAACCGCTCGCTTTCCactattcttttccaatCACTGTCGATTGCTGGAATCCCCTTCGCTGAGAGCGGTGCACTCATGCAAGCCATCTATGGCGGTGGCCAGCTCTCAATCTTTGTCGGCTGGATTGTGGTCTGCCTCATGGATCAGTGCGTGGCCATGTCGCTCGCCGAGTTAGCCTCTCGATATCCCACCTCTGCCGGTCCTTATTACTGGTCCTTCCAGTTATCCGGAAAACATGCCAAGCTCCTGTCATTCATGACAGCCTGGGTGTGGCTGATCGGGAATTGGACCATCACTCTGGGGGTCAACTTCGCATTCGCGCAGCTCCTAGTTGCCACGGTGTCAATCTATTCCAGCTGGGAAGCCACGGATTGGCAGCTTCTTCTGGTCCTCTACGCCATCTGCATCCTGGCCTTCGTGATATGTGGGTTCGGTAACCGTTTTCTCCCACTTGTAGACACCCTTTGTGCGGGTTGGACTCTGGTTAGTATCCTTGTAGTTCTAGTAGCAGTCTCAGTTTCCGCCAAAGCTGGCAGGCACGCTCCCTCCGATGCGCTTGCGCAGTATGATACCTCCCTGTCGGGCTGGGGCAACTTTTCATTCTGTATCGGTTTGCTACCCCCGGCCTTTGTGTTCTCTGCGATAGGGATGGTTTCTTCTATGGCGGAGGAAGTACACGCACCAGCGATCAAGGTGCCCAAGGCCATGGCCCTCTGCATCCCGGTCGGTGGCACCGCCGGCCTGTTCTTTGTGATCCCTCTCTGTGTCACTCTCCCCGGACTGGTCGACATCACCAACGCGCCAAGCGGCCAACCGATTCCCTATGTGTTTCAGGTGGTAATGGGGACGCGGGCGGGTGCAGTCGGTCtcgtctctcttcttcttgtggtcggcttcttctgttccatcagcatcaccAACGCGGCCTCTCGTTGTACTTGGGCTCTCGCACGAGATACAGCCCTCCCCCTGTCGAGGCTTTTCTCTCGTGTTGATGATCGCGTCCGCATTCCACTGTGGGCACTGGGTTTAGTGACTGTGGTGCAGATGCTCTTGGGATTGATCAACCTGGGCAGTAGTAGTGCCTTTACTGCGTTTGTCTCGGTGGGTGTGATTGCTCTAGCAATCACCTATTCGATTCCAATCAGCATCTCCCTATTTTACAACAAGCGCGCTGAAGTATCCAAAGCAAGATGGAACTGTGGCCGAGCGGTTGGCACGACGGTGAACTTCATCGCTCTGGCGTGGATTGGCTTTGAGCTCGTCCTATTCAGTATGCCTTCCACCTTGCCGGTCACACCCGTGTCCATGAATTATGCATCGGTGGTCTTCGTGGGGTTCACAACTCTGGCTTTGATATGGTACATAGTTCATGCGAGGAAAG ATACGGAACCCAACTCCCCACCGGATACCTTGAAAGCAGGGTTGGAAAATCCGCCCGCCAGGCTAGCCAAGTCGTACTCGATCGATGCCCCTGGCGCCACAAACACATGCGGGTCGGCCAGAAAGTTGATATAG
- a CDS encoding CorA family magnesium transporter (magnesium transporters: CorA family), producing MAVGIYIISTNLTVSKVVFSRSAYSINYLPGYSYRTIHPFRPIHTQSDPNHKNAHQSQRLFDLSLSFSRTPLSGNTNMRYTRYNGHGVAMPFSKLTKLDIVNQYGLSARDLRTLDVPSDGFPHILIRESTLLIHMFNLRLLVQADQMLVFHLAETSTQEPDTISRVFLRDLKSKLRGDPGLGVSVGLPYELRILEAALAAVTSTLEAEYVLTKDQVMKTLGMVDKEEGEIHSNLRTLLELVRKLAATEKRARQVRSAVQDVLNTDEDMAAMYLSDKQAGKPHQVEDHQDVEYLLEAYYKASDAVVQEATSLMGTIQQTEESIQSILDVRRNQIMVLEAKIEILMLGMAVATLVAGWYGMNVVNYFEESGTAFAVLVSSSLVAIAFLSRYGFRQLRRIQKMHL from the exons ATGGCGGTGGGCATATA TATTATATCCACGAATTTAACGGTAAGTAAAGTTGTCTTTTCTCGCAGCGCTTATTCTATTAACTATTTACCCGGTTATAGTTATCG GACAATCCACCCGTTCCGACCGATCCACACCCAGTCCGACCCAAACCACAAAAATGCCCATCAAAGTCAACGATTGTTTGACTTATCCCTCAGTTTCTCGCGAACGCCGCTGAGCGGGAACACGAACATGCGATACACGCGCTATAATGGCCATGGCGTGGCGATGCCCTTCAGCAAGCTCACGAAGTTGGACATCGTCAACCAATATGGTCTAAGCGCACGCGATCTGCGCACGCTCGACGTGCCATCCGACGGATTTCCCCATATCCTAATCCGGGAGTCCACCCTGCTGATCCATATGTTCAATCTGCGACTGCTGGTTCAAGCCGACCAGATGCTGGTCTTTCACCTGGCAGAAACGTCTACGCAAGAGCCAGATACGATCTCACGTGTGTTCCTCCGTGATCTGAAGTCGAAACTACGCGGGGACCCTGGCTTGGGAGTGTCCGTGGGCTTACCCTACGAACTGCGCATCCTGGAGGCGGCGCTGGCGGCCGTCACCTCCACACTCGAAGCGGAGTATGTGCTCACCAAGGATCAAGTCATGAAAACCCTAGGCATGGtggacaaggaggaaggCGAAATCCATTCCAATCTACGAACATTATTAGAGCTCGTGCGGAAACTCGCGGCGACTGAGAAACGCGCACGGCAGGTCCGCAGTGCGGTTCAAGATGTTTTGAATACggatgaggatatggccGCGATGTACCTCAGCGACAAGCAAGCCGGAAAGCCTCACCAGGTGGAGGATCACCAGGATGTGGAATACTTGCTGGAAGCGTACTACAAGGCGAGCGATGCGGTCGTCCAGGAGGCGACGAGCCTGATGGGAACGATTCAACAAACGGAAGAGAGTATACAATCGATCCTGGACGTGCGACGCAACCAGATCATGGTGCTAGAAGCCAAGATCGAGATCCTGATGTTAGGAATGGCTGTGGCCACGCTCGTAGCGGGCTGGTATGGCATGAATGTAGTCAACTACTTCGAAGAGAGCGGCACGGCCTTTGCCGTGCTGGTTTCATCCTCTCTGGTCGCCATCGCGTTCCTTTCGCGATATGGCTTCCGGCAGCTGCGGAGGATTCAGAAAATGCACCTATAG
- a CDS encoding uncharacterized protein (predicted protein) — MDVTQAEALGTKLHGGGREMEQAYQFRLKERERDYHRRVQQWEKHRRQGTHTGGRPRRRLKPTSLDENEDSEKPSWRIQATATFPYWDVRTQILEPGTYCKACTYHWEEGNANDWRRMETIWHPHPPSREAYYRAFLEADLPRHFLNCVAVKENYDFRVKRPSDIFFRRHGTDFIVGPKNNTDV, encoded by the coding sequence ATGGATGTTACTCAAGCAGAAGCCTTGGGTACAAAGCTCCATGGGGGTGGAAGGGAAATGGAGCAGGCATACCAGTTTCGTCTGAAGGAGCGTGAAAGAGATTATCATCGTCGGGTCCAGCAATGGGAAAAGCACAGACGCCAAGGAACCCACACTGGTGGGCGACCGCGGCGCCGGTTGAAGCCTACATCACTGGATGAGAACGAAGACAGTGAGAAACCTTCATGGAGAATCCAGGCGACAGCGACATTTCCATACTGGGACGTCCGGACACAAATCTTAGAGCCGGGCACCTACTGCAAGGCTTGCACGTATCACTGGGAGGAGGGAAATGCAAATGACTGGAGACGCATGGAAACCATTTGgcatccacatcctcctAGCAGAGAGGCCTATTATCGAGCATTCTTGGAGGCTGATTTACCTCGGCATTTTCTCAATTGTGTAGCAGTGAAGGAGAATTATGACTTTCGTGTCAAACGTCCGAGCGATATCTTTTTTAGGAGGCATGGGACTGACTTTATTGTTGGACCCAAGAATAATACTGATGTCTGA
- a CDS encoding uncharacterized protein (amino acid transporters): protein MLPPNKSDPEIERVDHVEKQDADPKPTLEQKNVGTLQRRLKSRHVQFLALSGAIGTGLFVGTGQVLSLSGPLSMTLAFAISGLDLYAVINSMGEMATWLPLPGAVPVYAARFVDEALGFALGWNYWYQFAIGVPIEISAAAMAIEYWPNTVSPAVWITILFVPMIVVNSLPVRTYGEVEFVLGAIKLTTIVGLMLLMLIITLGGAPTHDRIGFRYWKHPMEEYLKTGALGRFLAFLKVFVQAIFSYGGSEIVVVAAGETENPRRNIPKAVRRVFWRITIFYVGSVFLVGMCVSARDNRLLNAIKAGAKDAGASPFVIAIQNGGIRALPSIINAVILSSAVSAGNSFFYASTRVLYSTALDGKAPRFLRYEKFGVPYACVAITTALSLLVYLNVSSSSAEVFFWISNLSSVSTLVVWTAIGITYLRFHQALKYHGIPRSSLPFKSPFQPYLAWFAVIFSAIMALLNGFDAFFPGHFSAKTFIPPYIAIPIFGTLYLGYKFVKGTSIIKIEEIDLWSGKEEADRLEAIWEQPKPRNFLERIWFWIA, encoded by the exons ATGCTTCCACCAAATAAAAGTGATCCCGAGATCGAGAGAGTCGATCATGTTGAAAAACAAGATGCGGACCCAAAGCCCACTCTGGAACAGAAGAATGTCGGAACCTTGCAACGTCGCCTGAAATCGCGCCATGTACAATTTCTAGCCCTCTCTGGGGCTATTGGGACAGGCCTTTTTGTCGGCACGGGACAAGTGCTGTCGCTGTCAGGACCACTGTCGATGACCCTGGCGTTTGCCATTAGCGGCTTGGATCTCTATGCCGTGATTAATAGCATGGGAGAGATGGCGACTTGGCTGCCTCTACCAGGTGCTGTTCCTGTCTACGCAGCGAGATTCGTGGATGAAGCCTTGGGCTTTGCACTTGGGTGGAACTATTGGTATCAGTTTGCCATTGGCGTGCCCATTGAAATCAGCGCGGCGGCGATGGCCATTGAATACTGGCCTAATACCGTGTCGCCTGCGGTCTGGATCACGATTCTTTTCGTACCTATGATCGTGGTTAATAGCCTGCCAGTCCGAACTTACGGCGAGGTAGAGTTCGTCCTGGGCGCGATCAAGCTGACGACGATTGTAGGCTTGATGTTACTCATGTTGATCATCACTCTCGGCGGCGCACCCACCCACGATCGGATCGGATTTCGGTACTGGAAACATCCCATGGAGGAGTATCTTAAAACCGGTGCGCTGGGACGGTTCCTCGCCTTCCTCAAGGTGTTTGTCCAAGCGATCTTCAGCTATGGTGGTAGCGAGATCGTCGTGGTGGCCGCGGGGGAAACGGAGAATCCGCGACGAAATATCCCCAAGGCTGTGCGTCGCGTGTTCTGGCGCATCACGATATTCTACGTTGGCAGTGTCTTTCTCGTTGGAATGTGTGTCTCTGCGCGCGACAACCGCTTATTGAATGCCATCAAAGCCGGGGCGAAGGATGCAGGAGCCAGCCCTTTCGTGATCGCGATTCAAAACGGTGGGATTCGAGCACTGCCCTCCATCATCAATGCGGTGATTCTGTCCTCAGCTGTGTCGGCCGgcaattcctttttttatGCATCGACGCGGGTGCTTTACTCGACGGCTCTCGATGGCAAGGCACCGCGCTTTCTTCGATATGAGAAATTCGGCGTTCCGTATGCCTGTGTGGCGATCACCACAGCGCTGAGTCTCCTCGTGTATCTCAATGTGTCATCGAGCTCCGCCGAGGTCTTCTTTTGGATCAGTAACCTGAGTTCCGTCAGTACGTTGGTTGTGTGGACTGCCATTGGGATTACTTACCTCCGATTTCACCAGGCGTTGAAGTATCATGGTATTCCTCGGTCAAGCCTTCCATTCAAATCGCCATTCCAACCGTATTTAGCATGGTTTGCCGTTATATTTTCTGCTATCATGGCTCTTTTGAACGGATTCGACGCCTTCTTCCCCGGCCACTTTAGTGCAAAAACCTTCATTCCACCCTACATCGCCATCCCCATCTTTGGAACCTTGTATCTCGGATACAAGTTCGTCAAAGGCACCTCAATTATCAAAATAGAAGAAATCGATCTCTGGTcaggaaaagaggaagccgacCGTCTGGAAGCTATCTGGGAGCAGCCGAAACCACGCAATTTCCTAG AAAGAATCTGGTTCTGGATCGCATGA
- a CDS encoding uncharacterized protein (predicted protein), translating to MASKKQIIPILLLTAIQASAAPAPQASSGAQPTSFTANPNVGPGGASYKDSDHFRLYSSDQSNADAVLTMLEAAYSCYVGDLGWTTSGIPYNADPSTVTTLWKENMYEVNDLGSAAGVQKSDPNTGLSWLEVVPSSLADPRVTVHEYGHALTYHSRNWVDQTATGAWWETVANWVADTFSTSPLCAKARSNYNQPTGDTMIELNKVIGDSFQVIVDGSTGSGNYYQAWPFLTYLTNNPDNYAGLGSDVVRQLFQQYEKDSNETPLHTLARISTAASVQEIVGRYWARMAYVDIGHTIAQKAFLNQRNRLNYANVDPQGDGTYVVKSSRKPQYMGANILPLSNAGAGNLQVSITSNGVFSATLAIRNTNTGAVRYVSLENGSGAAVMTGNEEASVVIANTPKTLYEYDAFKLTQEVQQGLDYTIKISGATVQGTAESTSTTGSTTGSTGYQGLPSFFS from the coding sequence ATGGCGtccaagaaacaaatcaTCCCTATACTTCTTTTAACGGCAATTCAGGCCTCTGCAGCACCGGCCCCGCAGGCGAGTTCTGGTGCTCAGCCAACATCATTCACCGCGAATCCCAATGTTGGCCCCGGAGGAGCTAGCTACAAGGACTCGGACCATTTTCGTCTCTACTCGTCGGATCAGAGCAATGCAGATGCGGTTCTGACCATGCTTGAAGCTGCCTATAGCTGCTATGTCGGTGACCTCGGGTGGACGACGTCGGGAATCCCATATAACGCGGACCCCAGCACCGTGACAACACTGTGGAAGGAGAACATGTACGAAGTAAATGATTTGGGCAGTGCCGCAGGCGTGCAGAAGTCTGACCCGAACACAGGTCTCAGCTGGCTAGAGGTGGTTCCGTCTTCCCTCGCGGATCCGAGAGTCACCGTGCATGAATATGGTCATGCCCTCACCTACCACAGTCGGAACTGGGTGGACCAGACTGCCACAGGTGCATGGTGGGAAACAGTCGCCAATTGGGTGGCAGATACATTCAGCACCTCTCCACTATGTGCGAAGGCCAGGTCCAACTACAACCAACCGACTGGTGATACCATGATCGAGCTCAACAAAGTGATCGGAGACTCGTTTCAGGTCATTGTGGATGGCTCGACGGGGAGTGGGAACTACTACCAGGCATGGCCGTTCTTGACCTACTTGACCAACAATCCGGACAACTACGCGGGTCTCGGCAGCGATGTTGTTCGCCAACTTTTCCAGCAATATGAGAAGGACAGCAACGAGACTCCCCTCCATACTCTTGCACGCATTTCGACGGCTGCATCCGTCCAGGAAATTGTCGGTCGCTACTGGGCTCGCATGGCTTATGTGGATATCGGTCATACAATCGCTCAGAAAGCATTCCTCAACCAAAGGAATCGCCTCAACTATGCGAATGTTGACCCCCAAGGCGATGGTACCTATGTGGTCAAATCTTCTCGTAAGCCACAATACATGGGTGCCAACATCCTGCCCCTCAGCAATGCGGGAGCTGGCAACCTTCAAGTTAGCATTACTTCCAACGGAGTCTTCTCTGCGACGCTTGCTATCCGCAACACCAACACGGGTGCTGTTCGGTATGTCTCGCTCGAGAATGGGTCGGGCGCGGCTGTCATGACCGGCAATGAAGAAGCCAGTGTCGTGATTGCCAATACCCCCAAGACACTCTACGAGTATGATGCCTTCAAGCTGACCCAGGAGGTACAGCAAGGGTTGGACTACACCATCAAGATCTCTGGAGCCACGGTGCAGGGCACTGCAGAATCGACGTCAACTACCGGATCCACTACGGGGTCAACGGGATATCAAGGCTTACCTTCCTTCTTTAGCTAA
- a CDS encoding extracellular metalloproteinase (predicted protein), giving the protein MRGLLLAGALGLPLAVLAHPTHHAHGLQRRTVDLNSFRLHQAAKYINATESSSDVSSSFSPFTEQSYVETATQLVKNILPDATFRVVKDHYIGSNGVAHVNFRQTAHGLDIDNADFNVNVGKNGKIFSYGHSFYTGKIPDANPLTKRDYTDPVAALRGTNEALQLSITLDQVSTEATEDKESFNFKGVSGTVSDPKAQLVYLVKEDGSLALTWKVETDIDSNWLLTYIDANTGKDVHGVVDYVAEADYQVYAWGINDPTEGPRTVISDPWDSSASAFTWISDGENNYTTTRGNNGIAQSNPTGGSQYLKNYRPDSPDLKFQYPYSLNATPPESYIDASITQLFYTANTYHDLLYTLGFNEEAGNFQYDNNGKGGAGNDYVILNAQDGSGTNNANFATPPDGQPGRMRMYIWTESQPYRDGSFEAGIVIHEYTHGLSNRLTGGPANSRCLNALESGGMGEGWGDFMATAIRLKAGDTHSTDYTMGEWAANKKGGIRAYPFSTSLETNPLTYTSLNELDEVHAIGAVWANVLYELLWNLIDKHGKNDGPKPEFKDGVPTDGKYLAMKLVIDGMALQPCNPNCVQARDAILDADKALTDGANKCEIWKAFAKRGLGEGAEYHASRRVGSDKVPSDAC; this is encoded by the exons ATGCGGGGTCTTCTACTAGCTGGAGCCCTTGGCCTACCTTTGGCCGTCCTTGCGCATCCGACCCATCATGCACATGGACTTCAACGTCGCACAGTTGACTTGAACTCATTCCGTTTGCACCAGGCAGCGAAGTATATCAATGCGACTGAGTCTTCGAGTgatgtttcatcttctttctctcccttcacCGAGCAAAGCTACGTGGAGACGGCCACTCAGCTCGTGAAGAATATCCTGCCAGATGCTACCTTCCGTGTCGTCAAGGATCATTACATTGGTAGCAATGGGGTCGCTCATGTCAATTTTCGTCAGACGGCCCATGGCCTTGACATTGACAATGCGGACTTCAATGTCAAT GTTGggaaaaatggaaagatcTTTTCCTATGGCCACTCATTTTATACGGGCAAAATCCCCGATGCCAATCCTTTGACGAAGCGGGATTATACCGACCCTGTAGCGGCTCTCAGAGGAACCAACGAAGCTTTACAGCTTTCTATCACTCTAGATCAAGTGTCTACTGAGGCTACCGAGGACAAAGAGTCCTTCAATTTCAAGGGAGTCTCTGGCACCGTTTCGGATCCCAAGGCTCAGTTGGTCTACTTGGTAAAGGAAGATGGCAGCCTTGCTTTGACCTGGAAGGTGGAGACAGATATTGACAGCAACTGGCTGTTGACCTACATCGATGCCAATACCGGCAAAGATGTCCATGGTGTGGTTGACTACGTAGCCGAGGCAGATTACCAAGTATA TGCATGGGGTATTAATGATCCCACGGAGGGCCCTCGCACCGTCATCAGCGATCCATGGGATTCGTCCGCATCTGCGTTCACCTGGATCAGTGACGGAGAAAACAACTATACCACAACTCGCGGCAACAACGGTATCGCGCAGTCGAACCCTACCGGTGGATCGCAGTACTTGAAGAACTACCGGCCTGATAGCCCCGATTTGAAATTCCAATACCCCTATTCGCTCAACGCCACACCCCCAGAGTCCTATATTGATGCGTCTATCACTCAGCTTTTCTACACTGCCAACACGTACCACGACCTACTCTACACTCTGGGCTTCAACGAGGAGGCCGGTAATTTCCAGTACGATAACAATGGAAAAGGAGGTGCTGGAAACGACTACGTGATCCTCAATGCTCAGGACGGTTCTGGCACCAATAACGCCAACTTCGCTACGCCCCCGGATGGACAGCCCGGCCGCATGCGCATGTACATTTGGACCGAGTCCCAGCCTTACCGTGACGGCTCCTTCGAGGCTGGTATTGTGATTCACGAGTATACTCACGGTC TCTCTAACCGGCTCACTGGAGGACCTGCTAACTCTCGCTGCTTGAATGCCCTTGAATCCGGCGGAATGGGTGAAGGTTGGGGAGACTTCATGGCCACGGCAATTCGGCTCAAGGCCGGCGATACTCACTCGACCGATTATACCATGGGTGAATGGGCTGCAAACAAGAAAGGTGGCATCCGTGCTTACccattctcaacctccctGGAAACCAACCCTCTCACCTACACCAGTCTCAATGAATTGGACGAAGTGCATGCCATCGGCGCGGTGTGGGCTAACGTATTGTACGAGCTGTTGTGGAACTTGATCGATAAGCACGGCAAGAATGACGGGCCAAAGCCCGAGTTCAAGGATGGAGTTCCGACTGACGGCAAGTATCTCGCCATGAAGCTGGTGATTGATGGCATGGCATT GCAACCTTGCAACCCCAACTGTGTCCAGGCTCGCGACGCCATCCTCGATGCCGATAAGGCTCTCACCGATGGTGCTAACAAGTGCGAGATTTGGAAGGCGTTTGCTAAGCGTGGTTTGGGTGAAGGCGCTGAATACCATGCGTCTCGTCGGGTGGGCAGTGATAAGGTGCCCTCTGATGCTTGCTAG
- a CDS encoding ABC transporter C family protein (multidrug resistance-associated protein/mitoxantrone resistance protein, ABC superfamily) produces MAYVVTITYPSTIESEHLADETAVPPPDWPARGAIEFSNVVASYKNSSTRALDHISLSIKAGTKVGICGRSGSGKSSLVSSLFRLIELTSGTINIDGLDISLLARNHLRAQLNCIPQEPFLLPGCSVRLNVDPGMSIHDDIIIDALKKVQLWDPVRELGGLDATITPDTFSPGQKQLLCFARAMVRPEGKILVLDEATSSIDTKTDDLIQSLIRSEFADHTVIAIAHRLETIIDFDEIIVVDAGRVEEQGPPAVLLERGGAFAELYWDKDRGSDRAPLRL; encoded by the exons ATGGCTTATGTGGTTACCATTACATATCCTT CTACTATCGAGTCGGAACACCTCGCAGATGAGACAGCGGTGCCTCCGCCAGATTGGCCAGCCAGGGGAGCAATCGAGTTTAGTAATGTGGTGGCTTCCTACAA GAACTCCTCCACCCGTGCGCTCGATCATATTTCTCTATCGATTAAAGCAGGCACCAAGGTTGGAATCTGTGGTCGCTCCGGAAG TGGGAAGTCCTCGCTCGTATCGTCACTGTTCCGCCTGATTGAACTGACCAGCGGGACGATCAACATCGACGGGCTGGACATCTCTCTGCTGGCCCGTAACCACCTGCGTGCTCAGCTGAATTGTATCCCCCAGGAGCCATTCCTCCTGCCGGGTTGCTCAGTTCGCCTTAACGTGGACCCGGGCATGTCAATCCATGACGACATCATCAttgatgccttgaagaaggtcCAACTATGGGATCCGGTTCGAGAGCTCGGCGGCTTAGATGCTACAATTACGCCTGATACCTTCTCACCGGGTCAGAAGCAACTTCTCTGCTTCGCCCGCGCCATGGTGCGACCGGAGGGGAAGATTCTAGTCCTCGATGAGGCGACGAGCAG CATTGACACCAAAACGGATGACCTTATCCAGTCGCTCATTCGGAGTGAATTTGCCGATCATACTGTTATCGCCATTGCACATCGACTGGAGACCATTATAGATTTCGATGAGATTATTGTGGTGGATGCCGGACGCGTCGAAGAGCAAGGTCCGCCGGCTGTTCTGCTCGAGAGAGGAGGAGCATTTGCGGAGTTATATTGGGATAAGGATAGGGGTTCAGACAGGGCTCCATTGAGGCTTTAG